One Longimicrobium sp. genomic window carries:
- a CDS encoding sigma-54 dependent transcriptional regulator: MKVLLLDADRSLGRTLEPELDDAELHAACSLTDGLRLIASRSWDLILLDADFSGAGMELLGRLHGDGGMAPVVLLSSQPTMDLAMEAIRHGAHDVLPKPLPRGRVREILVGIEEIKRLRPLPEVTSPDGTTIVGASSQMMGVFKSVARAATSDATVLVLGESGTGKEMVARVLHSRSNRSRGPFVAINCAAIPENLLESELFGHEKGAFTGAIGRRIGRFERANAGTLFLDEIGDMSMALQSKILRAIQEREVERVGGGSPVSIDVRIVAATNRDLAQAVREGKFREDLYYRLAVVTVMLPPLRQRGDDLDLLSLHFFAHYAREHARPIRAVAEEVFNVMHRHPWPGNVRQLRNAAERAVVMADGEILLPQHLPADILNPPEAAADGTGGGEDAAEPPMVTLEEMEKRMIRRALRETANNVTVAAERLGIHRNTLRRKIQDYGLGQG; this comes from the coding sequence TTGAAGGTATTGCTTCTCGACGCTGACCGAAGCCTTGGTCGAACGCTCGAACCGGAGCTGGACGACGCGGAGCTCCACGCCGCGTGTTCGCTTACGGACGGGCTGCGCCTGATCGCGTCGAGGTCGTGGGACCTGATCCTCCTGGACGCCGATTTTTCCGGCGCGGGAATGGAGCTGCTGGGCCGGCTGCACGGCGACGGGGGAATGGCGCCCGTGGTGCTTCTTTCGTCGCAGCCCACGATGGACCTGGCCATGGAGGCCATCCGGCACGGGGCGCACGACGTGCTTCCCAAGCCGCTGCCGCGCGGCCGGGTGCGCGAAATCCTGGTGGGGATCGAGGAGATCAAGCGGCTTCGCCCGCTCCCCGAGGTCACCAGCCCCGACGGCACCACCATCGTGGGCGCCAGCTCGCAGATGATGGGGGTGTTCAAGTCGGTGGCCCGCGCCGCCACCAGCGACGCCACCGTGCTGGTGCTGGGCGAAAGCGGCACCGGCAAGGAGATGGTGGCCCGCGTTCTCCACTCGCGCTCCAACCGGTCGCGCGGGCCGTTCGTGGCCATCAACTGCGCCGCCATCCCCGAGAACCTGCTGGAAAGCGAGCTGTTCGGCCACGAGAAGGGCGCGTTCACGGGCGCCATCGGGCGGCGGATCGGCCGGTTCGAGCGGGCGAACGCGGGCACGCTCTTCCTCGACGAGATCGGCGACATGTCGATGGCGCTGCAGAGCAAGATCCTGCGGGCCATCCAGGAGCGCGAGGTAGAGCGGGTGGGCGGCGGGTCGCCCGTGTCCATCGACGTGCGCATCGTGGCGGCCACCAACCGCGACCTGGCGCAGGCGGTGCGCGAGGGCAAGTTCCGCGAAGACCTGTACTACCGCCTGGCGGTGGTCACGGTGATGCTTCCGCCGCTGCGGCAGCGCGGCGACGACCTGGACCTGCTCTCCTTGCACTTCTTCGCGCATTACGCACGGGAGCACGCGCGCCCCATTCGGGCCGTGGCGGAAGAAGTGTTCAACGTGATGCACCGCCACCCCTGGCCGGGCAACGTTCGGCAGCTGCGGAACGCGGCCGAGCGGGCGGTGGTGATGGCCGATGGCGAGATCCTGCTTCCGCAGCACCTGCCCGCCGACATCCTGAACCCGCCCGAGGCGGCGGCGGACGGCACCGGCGGTGGCGAGGACGCGGCCGAGCCGCCCATGGTGACGCTGGAAGAGATGGAGAAGCGGATGATCCGCCGCGCGCTGCGTGAAACGGCGAACAACGTGACGGTCGCGGCCGAGCGGCTGGGAATTCACCGGAACACGCTCCGGCGGAAGATCCAGGACTACGGGCTGGGGCAGGGCTGA